One window of Enterobacter sp. RHBSTW-00175 genomic DNA carries:
- a CDS encoding XRE family transcriptional regulator, with the protein MEIKLHANATTTPRIRRYLHQSDKSDRELAVELGISVTTVRRWRNREQVSDNHTTPKMIHKAMRQEQVSLVNHLRDTTGAPLDELLLLVNEGLGIAVSRATLNRYLKPASAKTRNAPVQGKKALKAGVVPRQLALHHQPLSLHMDDGGEQHLLWAREPVSGWLYARLYAGVSPQLLTNWTQALLDACPADIQSLETFGFDVALPGRDIAVKVHAAKHNAVQVAVPLGEIIPRVNVEPAGQLLIQMCDFYNQGKTQKKLGNCTPQAFLEALRRKD; encoded by the coding sequence ATGGAAATCAAACTGCACGCCAACGCTACAACCACGCCGCGTATTCGTCGCTATCTTCATCAGTCTGATAAGAGTGACAGGGAGCTGGCTGTAGAGCTTGGTATCTCTGTGACAACCGTCAGACGCTGGCGCAATCGCGAACAGGTTTCAGATAATCACACCACGCCAAAAATGATACACAAAGCGATGAGACAAGAGCAGGTTTCACTGGTGAATCACCTTCGCGATACCACTGGCGCGCCGCTGGATGAATTACTCCTGCTGGTCAATGAAGGGTTGGGCATTGCCGTTTCACGCGCCACGCTGAACCGCTACCTGAAACCTGCGTCTGCAAAAACCAGAAACGCACCAGTGCAGGGTAAAAAGGCGTTAAAGGCAGGTGTTGTGCCCCGCCAGCTTGCGTTGCACCATCAGCCGTTATCACTGCATATGGATGATGGCGGAGAGCAACATCTGCTGTGGGCGCGTGAGCCTGTAAGCGGATGGCTGTATGCCCGTCTTTATGCCGGGGTTTCACCCCAGCTGCTGACGAACTGGACGCAGGCGCTGCTGGATGCCTGTCCGGCTGATATACAATCTCTTGAGACTTTTGGTTTTGACGTCGCTCTGCCAGGGCGCGATATCGCGGTGAAGGTCCATGCTGCTAAACACAATGCCGTCCAGGTGGCTGTTCCATTAGGGGAGATTATTCCGCGTGTGAATGTTGAACCTGCCGGGCAGCTTCTGATCCAGATGTGTGATTTCTACAACCAGGGAAAAACGCAGAAAAAGCTGGGGAATTGTACGCCGCAGGCCTTTCTCGAAGCACTGCGGCGTAAGGATTAG